The Mixta hanseatica genome includes a region encoding these proteins:
- the tssF gene encoding type VI secretion system baseplate subunit TssF codes for MDSKLLEYYNRELAYLREMGAEFAERYPKVAGRLGMRGIDVADPYVERMMEGFAFLTSRVQLKMDAEFPRFSQRLLEMIAPGYLAPTPSMAIAELHPDSKKGDINRGFLVPRGTMMDSQLLKKNGVTCSYTTAHDVTLLPLNIRQVELGGVPADIPLGQMGLSQRGAVSALRIRLSCESTTTLDHMDFDRLEFFLSGPDIEALKLLELLMQHTVGIFCQTTGKTPFRHVLQEDALTQEGFASDQALLPDDLRNFDGYRLLQEYFAFPARFQFISISQLRPLLAQANGEREFDIVLLLDKADAALERVVDSSHLALHCTPVINLFPRVAERQKLSESSHEYHLVVDNIRPLDYEVYSVQKLYGTLEGQREEQVFRPFWSTYSHDSGDYGAYFSLRREQRTLSEHAQRYGARTGYVGSEVFLSLVDEQHTPWRDDLRYVTAEVLCTSRDLPLMLLQQDQQGFKLPDSVPAAGLTMRKGPTPPREPLAEGLAAWRLISHLQMNYLSLMDSDDGEGAAALRQMLALYANLAEAPVARQIEGIRHCQLRPVNRRVPEPGPIVFARGIGIELTVDEQAFSGSSPWLFGSVLERLFSRLVASNSFTEMTLNSQQRGEVGYWPPRMGKRALI; via the coding sequence ATGGACAGTAAACTGCTCGAATACTACAACCGTGAACTGGCGTACCTGCGTGAAATGGGCGCGGAGTTTGCGGAGCGTTATCCAAAAGTGGCCGGACGTCTGGGCATGCGCGGCATCGATGTCGCCGATCCCTACGTTGAGCGCATGATGGAGGGCTTCGCCTTTCTGACTTCGCGCGTGCAACTCAAAATGGATGCGGAGTTCCCGCGCTTTTCGCAGCGTTTACTGGAGATGATTGCCCCCGGCTATCTGGCGCCTACGCCGTCAATGGCGATCGCCGAGCTGCATCCTGACAGCAAAAAAGGCGATATTAACCGCGGCTTCCTGGTGCCGCGCGGCACCATGATGGACAGCCAGCTGCTGAAGAAAAACGGTGTCACCTGTAGCTACACCACGGCCCATGACGTGACGCTGCTGCCGCTGAATATCAGGCAGGTGGAGTTGGGCGGCGTGCCGGCGGATATTCCGCTGGGGCAAATGGGGCTGAGCCAGCGCGGCGCGGTCAGCGCGCTGCGTATTCGCCTGAGCTGTGAAAGCACCACCACGCTCGATCATATGGATTTCGACCGGCTGGAATTTTTCCTCAGCGGCCCTGATATTGAGGCGCTAAAGCTGCTGGAATTGTTGATGCAGCATACGGTCGGTATCTTCTGTCAGACCACCGGCAAAACGCCATTTCGTCATGTACTGCAAGAGGATGCCTTAACCCAGGAGGGGTTCGCGTCGGATCAGGCGCTGCTGCCGGACGACCTGCGCAATTTTGACGGTTATCGCCTGTTGCAGGAATACTTTGCCTTCCCGGCACGCTTCCAGTTTATCAGCATCAGCCAGCTGCGCCCGCTGCTGGCGCAGGCTAACGGCGAGCGTGAATTTGATATTGTACTGCTGCTGGATAAAGCGGACGCCGCGCTGGAGCGCGTGGTCGACAGCAGTCATCTGGCGCTGCACTGCACGCCGGTCATTAACCTGTTCCCGCGCGTGGCCGAGCGGCAAAAGCTGAGCGAAAGCAGCCATGAATACCATCTGGTGGTGGATAATATTCGTCCGCTGGATTATGAAGTTTACTCAGTGCAGAAACTGTACGGCACGCTGGAAGGACAGCGTGAAGAGCAAGTTTTTCGTCCCTTCTGGAGTACCTACAGCCACGACAGCGGCGACTACGGCGCCTACTTTTCCCTGCGCCGCGAACAGCGCACCTTATCCGAACATGCACAGCGTTACGGCGCGCGTACCGGCTATGTCGGCTCAGAGGTTTTCCTCTCGCTGGTGGATGAACAGCACACGCCCTGGCGTGACGATCTGCGCTACGTCACTGCCGAGGTGCTGTGCACCAGCCGTGATTTGCCGCTGATGCTGCTGCAACAGGATCAGCAGGGTTTTAAGTTGCCTGATTCGGTGCCTGCCGCCGGGTTAACTATGCGCAAAGGGCCGACGCCGCCGCGTGAGCCGCTGGCGGAAGGGCTGGCGGCCTGGCGCCTCATCAGCCATTTGCAGATGAACTATCTCAGCCTGATGGACAGCGATGATGGCGAAGGGGCGGCCGCGCTGCGACAGATGCTGGCGCTGTATGCCAACCTGGCGGAAGCGCCGGTGGCGCGCCAGATCGAAGGGATTCGTCATTGTCAGCTGCGGCCGGTGAATCGGCGGGTGCCGGAACCGGGGCCGATTGTTTTTGCGCGCGGCATCGGCATTGAACTGACGGTCGATGAGCAGGCGTTTTCCGGCAGCAGCCCATGGCTGTTCGGCAGCGTGCTGGAGCGGCTTTTTTCACGCCTGGTCGCCAGCAATAGTTTTACCGAAATGACCCTGAACAGCCAACAGCGCGGCGAGGTGGGGTACTGGCCGCCGCGCATGGGCAAAAGGGCATTGATATGA
- the tssG gene encoding type VI secretion system baseplate subunit TssG: protein MKQPVRILQRLPEGFWHGLMQAPWRYDLFQMLRRIDAQGGEKYPLGRAPLPRHEPLRIGQSPSLAFAPSTLSAVSARKDSELLDVSILSFGLFGPNGPLPIHMTEHARERLHHHQDPSLTAFADLFHHRLTLLFYRAWADAQPTVSLDRPDGQRFDCYLASLIGMGQPAQRKQGSLSEHARLMLAGHLSRHTRDAEGLEKILRHYFGVPVRIEQNLPQWLALDKRERARLGAGRQMSRLGESSFLGVAVRDVQHKLRIEIGPLTLARYQQFLPGERHAEELRDWVRQYLGIEYVWEVRLLLASDEVPGTILGSEGRLGYSAWLGKQPIPQPRGDLTFSPEG from the coding sequence ATGAAACAGCCGGTGCGTATCTTACAACGCCTGCCGGAAGGTTTTTGGCACGGGCTGATGCAGGCGCCGTGGCGCTACGACCTGTTTCAGATGCTGCGGCGCATCGATGCGCAGGGCGGTGAAAAATATCCGCTGGGACGCGCGCCGCTGCCGCGTCATGAGCCGCTGCGTATCGGTCAGTCTCCTTCGCTGGCCTTTGCGCCTTCCACGCTTTCAGCGGTTAGCGCACGTAAAGATAGCGAACTGCTTGATGTGTCGATTCTGAGCTTTGGTCTGTTCGGACCTAACGGTCCCTTGCCGATCCACATGACGGAGCATGCGCGTGAGCGGCTGCATCATCATCAGGATCCCAGCCTGACCGCCTTTGCCGATCTGTTTCATCACCGTCTGACGCTGCTGTTTTATCGCGCCTGGGCCGATGCGCAGCCCACGGTATCGCTCGATCGTCCCGACGGACAGCGTTTTGACTGTTATCTGGCCAGTCTGATCGGGATGGGACAGCCCGCGCAGCGCAAGCAGGGCAGCCTGAGTGAGCATGCCCGCCTGATGCTGGCGGGCCACCTTAGCCGCCACACGCGTGATGCGGAAGGGCTGGAAAAAATTTTGCGGCATTACTTTGGTGTGCCGGTGCGCATCGAACAAAATCTGCCGCAGTGGCTGGCGCTGGATAAACGCGAGCGCGCCCGCCTTGGCGCTGGGCGTCAGATGTCGCGGCTGGGCGAGTCCTCTTTTTTAGGCGTGGCGGTGCGTGATGTGCAGCATAAGCTGCGTATCGAAATCGGCCCGCTCACGCTGGCGCGTTATCAGCAGTTCTTACCCGGCGAGAGGCATGCGGAAGAGTTGCGCGACTGGGTACGCCAGTATCTGGGCATTGAATATGTCTGGGAGGTTCGTCTGCTGCTGGCAAGCGATGAGGTGCCGGGCACGATACTCGGCAGCGAAGGACGTCTCGGTTACAGCGCCTGGCTCGGTAAACAGCCGATTCCCCAGCCGCGCGGCGATTTAACCTTTAGCCCGGAGGGGTAA
- a CDS encoding DUF4225 domain-containing protein codes for MILKQAGFIGGGLQVFAGFGICKATLGMACAAYGAPLIAHG; via the coding sequence TTGATACTGAAACAGGCAGGTTTTATTGGCGGAGGTTTGCAGGTTTTTGCGGGGTTTGGCATTTGTAAGGCTACTCTGGGAATGGCATGTGCAGCTTATGGGGCACCGTTGATAGCGCATGGGTAA